In a genomic window of Phragmites australis chromosome 14, lpPhrAust1.1, whole genome shotgun sequence:
- the LOC133891690 gene encoding 187-kDa microtubule-associated protein AIR9-like, which produces METPSEASKPADAEPVKPRPAAPTGRFALGTASSIKKRADAGASAELGVSRSSLMKSTSSVNASSVQRRSSTGSVGRQQENGGSVVAKKASPTLSGGVKKSKPVSAPTVSSKPSVEKKTSLTSERIKADLMKKPAIKASPTSTLKKVQSKTESSNGSSGSTRRVASNTSLHSPRSPSISSGVTKKLRSQASSADKCSVSSRRKSSTADSRDSRFMMLPQVDLKASGEVRLDSRGHRVRSLKQLRLSPALEFIYLRDNLLSGLEGIEILKGVKVLDLSFNDFKHPGFEPLGNCKVLQQLYLAGNQITSLASLPEFPNLEFLSVAQNRLKSLCMARQPRLQVLAASRNKISTLKGFPHLPSLEHLRVEENPLFDMPHLEAASILLIGPTLKKFNDRNLNPNEAEVAKHYPAHTAICIRDGWEFCSPELAADSTFSFLLEQWKNNLPHDYIVKKAFVDHPFEEDPCHCHFSFTNLGSEGELVLKYQWFLGGKTPTDFVHIPEALSEVYWPKREDVGRCLKVECTPILNDAEFPPVFAVSLPVSPGTGCPKVINLTVNGELVEGNIVSGVPEIAWCGGTPGKGVASWLRQRWNGNAVVIDGADGMEYQLTVDDINSSLVFMYTPVTDEGVKGEPLCTMTDFVKAATPSVSNVHVLGELVEDNIINGKGKYFGGKEGLSKFRWFREKENGEFLLVLSNSTEYTLTKEDVGRRLKFVYTPINLEGQEGESACAITDVVKKAPPKVFNLKIFGEAREGSKVSASATVTGGTEGSSRVQWYKASSSEFKKEHVLEALSTSKVSKMFRIPLGAVGYYIVAKFTPVAPDGETGEPAYAISDDVVETLPPSLNFLTVTGEFSEGQILTASYGYIGGHEGNSLYSWHLHEAEDDEGSPVLEASCLLQYCVTKEAVGKFVSFKCTPIRDDGIAGEPRVFIGKDRVTPGMPTLLSLELTGEAIEGTTMVASRRYWGGEEGDTVFRWILVSSDGTQKEIEGATSSSYTLKCDDIGFYISVLCEPVRNDGAHGSLVSTEVIGPIIPGPPTCQSLELAGSMVEGGRLTFHAEYTGGVRGSCIHEWFRLHGDGRKDKLTVDECLDLKLADVGCRIELVYTPAREDGLQGSPRSVMSDTILPGEPKGVNLILPECFEDNEISPIKTYFGGKEGTGTYTWFRNKEKPDNMEFDLVAASSEVVGETLKYKPSLDDVGSHLVLYWVPTRCDGKTGDPLMTITDDPVMAAFPSVSDVHLEQKSSEVYHGLGIYYGGYEGSSLYRWYRESSDGTRLHIDGADSVTYEVTDADYSCRLLFGYTPVRSDGIIGEEKLSEPSDVIFPELLRIETLVFKGNQVERETLIAVEQIPSNEIQQHIWNNYKKEMKYQWFISDGSGVDQSFEPLATQCSRSYKVRFEDIGRCLKCEYFVTDLFGRSSELVSAVTAPIAPGIPKIEKLEIEGRGFHTNLYAVGGTYSGGKEGKSKIQWLRSLVGSPDLISIPGEIERLYEANVDDVGYRLVAIYTPVREDGVEGRPVSVSTEPIAVEPEIYREVKQKLDDGSVKFEVLCDKDRTPKKAQVMGHLERRILEVNRKRIKVVKPGSKTSFPTIEVRGTYAPPFHVELYRNDQHRFKIVVDGENEADLMVQTRHMRDVITLVIRGLAQKFNSISLNTLLKIEA; this is translated from the exons ATGGAAACTCCATCAGAGGCCTCAAAGCCGGCAGATGCTGAACCGGTGAAGCCACGGCCAGCTGCACCCACCGGCAGATTTGCGTTGGGGACTGCTTCGTCAATTAAAAAGCGGGCTGACGCTGGTGCTTCAGCAGAGTTGGGTGTGTCCCGGTCTTCCCTGATGAAGTCTACCTCATCGGTGAATGCCAGTTCGGTGCAGAGAAGAAGCAGCACTGGAAGTGTTGGGAGGCAACAGGAGAATGGGGGCTCAGTTGTTGCTAAGAAGGCTAGTCCTACACTGTCGGGTGGGGTGAAGAAGAGTAAACCGGTGTCAGCCCCCACTGTTAGCTCAAAGCCTTCAGTggaaaagaaaacatccttGACGTCTGAGAGAATCAAGGCGGATTTGATGAAGAAACCTGCTATTAAGGCATCCCCAACTTCTACACTGAAGAAGGTCCAGTCCAAGACAGAGAGCTCCAATGGCAGCAGTGGCAGCACCAGGAGAGTGGCCTCAAACACTTCTCTGCACTCACCACGTTCACCTTCCATTTCAAGCGGTGTCACAAAGAAATTGCGTTCTCAGGCATCATCGGCAGACAAATGTTCTGTGTCTAGTCGGAGGAAGAGCTCAACTGCTGATAGCCGTGATTCCAGGTTCATGATGCTGCCACAGGTGGATTTGAAGGCTAGTGGTGAAGTG AGATTGGATTCAAGAGGTCATAGGGTGCGCAGTCTAAAGCAGTTGAGACTATCGCCTGCTCTTGAG TTTATCTATCTCAGGGACAACCTTTTATCAGGTTTGGAGGGCATTGAGATTCTCAAGGGGGTAAAG GTTCTTGATTTGAGCTTTAATGATTTTAAGCACCCTGGGTTTGAGCCTCTTGGGAATTGCAAAGTCCTCCAG CAACTTTATCTTGCTGGAAATCAAATAACCTCACTTGCTAGCCTTCCCGAATTTCCTAACTTGGAG TTCCTTTCTGTTGCTCAAAACAGGCTGAAGTCACTTTGTATGGCTCGTCAACCTCGGCTGCAA GTATTAGCGGCCAGCAGAAACAAAATATCAACTTTGAAGGGATTCCCACATTTGCCTTCTCTGGAG CATTTACGTGTTGAGGAGAATCCACTGTTTGACATGCCACACTTGGAAGCTGCTTCTATTCTGCTTATAGGTCCTACTTTGAAAAAGTTCAACGACCGAA ATCTGAACCCCAACGAGGCTGAGGTAGCAAAGCACTATCCTGCTCATACAGCTATTTGCATTCGTGATGGCTGGGAATTTTGCTCCCCTGAACTTGCTGCTG ATTCAACATTTTCCTTCCTTCTTGAGCAATGGAAGAATAACTTGCCTCATGATTACATAGTGAAGAAAGCTTTTGTTGACCATCCATTTGAAGAAGATCCTTGCCATTGCCATTTTAGCTTCACAAATCTTGGTAGTGAGGGTGAACTAGTCCTCAAATACCAATGGTTTCTGGGTGGCAAAACACCAACCGATTTTGTGCATATTCCTGAAGCATTGAGCGAG GTGTACTGGCCAAAGCGCGAGGATGTTGGAAGATGTTTGAAAGTTGAATGCACTCCGATACTGAATGATGCTGAATTTCCGCCTGTTTTCGCTGTATCTTTACCTGTTTCTCCAG GAACTGGATGTCCAAAGGTCATCAATCTGACAGTCAATGGTGAACTAGTGGAAGGAAACATAGTCAGTGGAGTTCCTGAAATTGCCTGGTGTGGTGGGACACCAGGGAAAGGTGTTGCAAG TTGGTTAAGGCAGAGGTGGAACGGCAACGCTGTAGTAATAGATGGAGCTGATGGGATGGAATATCAGCTGACTGTCGATGATATCAATTCAAGTTTGGTATTTATGTACACCCCTGTTACAGATGAAGGTGTCAAGGGAGAGCCACTATGTACAATGACAGATTTTGTAAAGGCTG CAACGCCATCAGTTAGCAACGTACATGTTCTGGGAGAGCTTGTTGAAGACAACATTATCAATGGGAAGGGCAAATACTTTGGTGGCAAAGAGGGACTAAGCAAATTCCGGTGGTTTAGAGAGAAGGAAAATGG TGAATTTCTTCTAGTGCTGTCAAATAGCACGGAGTACACACTAACCAAGGAGGACGTGGGGAGGCGCCTCAAATTTGTATATACCCCCATCAACCTTGAAG GTCAGGAGGGTGAATCTGCTTGCGCCATAACCGATGTAGTTAAGAAAG CCCCTCCAAAAGTCTTCAATTTGAAGATTTTTGGGGAAGCAAGGGAAGGAAGCAAGGTATCTGCTAGTGCTACTGTTACAGGTGGAACTGAAGGGTCCAGCAGGGTTCAATGGTACAAGGCATCTTCCTCAGAATTTAAGAAAGAACATGTGCTTGAAGCTCTTAGTACATCAAAAGTTTCTAAA ATGTTCCGGATTCCTCTTGGTGCTGTTGGATACTATATTGTTGCGAAGTTTACTCCTGTGGCTCCTGATGGTGAAACCGGTGAACCCGCCTATGCTATATCAGATGATGTTGTGGAAA CACTGCCACCCAGCCTTAACTTCTTAACAGTCACCGGTGAATTCTCTGAGGGTCAGATATTGACAGCATCATACGGGTACATTGGGGGGCATGAAGGAAATAGTTTATATAGTTGGCATCTTCATGAG GCTGAAGATGATGAAGGCTCTCCAGTTTTGGAGGCGTCCTGTTTGCTACAGTACTGTGTTACAAAGGAAGCTGTTGGAAAGTTTGTTTCTTTCAAATGCACACCTATCAGGGATGATGGTATTGCTGGGGAGCCGAGAGTTTTCATAGGAAAGGACAGAGTTACTCCAG GAATGCCAACACTACTTTCTCTTGAACTAACTGGTGAGGCCATTGAAGGAACAACTATGGTTGCCAGTAGAAGATAttggggaggagaagaaggggacaCGGTATTCCGCTGGATATTG GTAAGTTCTGATGGAACTCAGAAAGAAATTGAAGGCGCAACAAGTTCATCGTACACCTTAAAATGCGATGATATTGGCTTCTACATATCTGTCTTGTGTGAGCCTGTTAGAAATGACGGAGCTCATGGTTCTTTGGTGTCGACAGAAGTGATCGGTCCTATTATACCTG GGCCACCAACATGTCAATCTCTTGAACTAGCCGGCTCTATGGTCGAAGGTGGCCGTTTGACGTTTCATGCTGAGTACACTGGAGG TGTGAGGGGAAGTTGCATCCACGAATGGTTTAGATTACATGGTGATGGTCGCAAGGACAAGTTGACTGTTGATG AATGTCTAGATCTTAAGCTAGCTGATGTCGGTTGCCGGATTGAACTCGTGTATACACCTGCACGAGAAGACGGATTACAGGGGTCACCTAGAAGTGTTATGTCAGACACAATCTTACCTG GGGAGCCCAAGGGTGTCAATCTTATTCTACCTGAGTGTTTTGAGGATAATGAAATTTCTCCCATCAAAACCTACTTTGGTGGCAAGGAAGGCACTGGGACATATACATGGTTTCGAAATAAAGAGAAACCTGATAACATGGAATTTGATCTGGTAGCTGCATCATCAGAAGTTGTTGGAGAAACCTT AAAGTACAAGCCTTCATTGGATGATGTTGGTTCCCACCTGGTTCTTTATTGGGTTCCTACACGATGTGATGGAAAGACCGGCGATCCATTGATGACTATCACTGATGACCCAGTCATGGCAG CTTTTCCATCTGTATCGGATGTTCACTTGGAGCAGAAAAGTTCAGAGGTATATCATGGACTAGGCATTTATTATGGTGGATATGAGGGATCAAGCTTGTATAGGTGGTACAGGGAATCTAGTGATGGAACCAGGCTTCATATAGATGGTGCTGATTCAGTCACATATGAAGTGACAGATGCAGATTACAGCTGCCGTTTATTGTTTGG ATATACTCCTGTCCGTTCAGATGGCATCATTGGTGAAGAAAAGCTGTCTGAACCGTCTGATGTAATTTTTCCAG AGCTACTCAGGATCGAGACGCTCGTTTTCAAGGGAAATCAGGTTGAGAGAGAAACACTGATTGCTGTTGAACAAATTCCAAGCAATGAGATTCAACAACATATATGGAATAACTATAAGAAAGAGATGAAATATCAATG GTTTATTTCCGATGGATCAGGAGTGGATCAGTCTTTTGAACCATTGGCTACCCAGTGCTCTCGCTCATACAAAGTACGCTTTGAGGATATCGGTCGTTGCCTGAAATGTGAATACTTTGTCACTGATCTATTTGGACGATCCAGTGAACTAGTATCAGCTGTGACTGCTCCTATCGCGCCAG GAATACCTAAAATTGAAAAATTGGAGATCGAAGGAAGAGGTTTCCACACTAACCTATATGCTGTTGGGGGTACCTACAGTGGAGGCAAAGAAGGCAAGAGTAAAATCCAGTGGCTCAGATCGTTGGTCGGAAGCCCTGATCTTATCTCCATACCTG GCGAAATTGAAAGACTGTATGAAGCTAATGTTGATGATGTAGGGTATAGACTTGTTGCAATCTATACACCTGTGAGAGAGGATGGAGTTGAGGGACGACCTGTTTCTGTTTCAACAGAGCCGATTGCAGTTG AGCCTGAAATTTACAGGGAAGTGAAACAGAAGCTTGATGATGGTTCAGTCAAATTTGAG GTTTTGTGTGACAAGGATCGAACACCCAAAAAG GCACAAGTAATGGGACATTTGGAGCGGAGAATTTTGGAGGTCAACAGAAAGAGGATTAAAGTTGTAAAGCCTGGATCCAAGACATCATTCCCAACTATTGAAGTGCGAGGAACATATGCTCCACCCTTCCAT GTTGAGCTGTATCGCAATGATCAGCACCGCTTCAAGATTGTCGTTGACGGTGAGAATGAAGCTGACTTGATGGTGCAAACACGGCATATGAGAGATGTCATCACTCTCGTGATCAGAGGTCTTGCCCAAAAGTTCAACAGCATCTCCCTCAACACGCTTCTCAAGATCGAGGCATGA
- the LOC133891634 gene encoding photosystem I reaction center subunit psaK, chloroplastic, translating to MASQLSAAAAMAAVPQFHGLRGYASPRSVVALPSVRVGRKRSQGIRCDYIGSATNLIMVTTTTLMLFAGRFGLAPSANRKATAGLKLEARDSGLQTGDPAGFTLADTLACGAVGHILGVGIVLGLKNTGALDQIIG from the exons ATGGCTTCCCagctctccgccgccgcggccatgGCCGCCGTGCCGCAGTTCCACGGCCTCCGGGGCTACGCCTCGCCTAGGTCCGTGGTGGCGCTGCCGTCGGTGAGGGTGGGCAGGAAGAGATCGCAGGGCATCCGGTGCGACTACATCGGCTCAGCCACCAACCTG ATCAtggtgacgacgacgacgctgATGCTGTTCGCGGGGCGGTTCGGGTTGGCGCCGTCGGCGAACCGGAAGGCGACGGCGGGGCTGAAGCTGGAGGCGCGCGACTCCGGCCTGCAGACGGGCGACCCGGCCGGGTTCACGCTCGCTGACACGCTGGCCTGCGGCGCCGTCGGCCACATCCTCGGCGTTGGCATCGTCCTCGGCCTCAAGAACACCGGCGCTCTCGACCAGATCATCGGCTAG
- the LOC133890889 gene encoding major pollen allergen Ole e 10-like → MKRKELIMHGLLIIGWLIASAAGVAQEKAESATPIPTLSPPEGNTTFVNGVTWCVARPGASQEDLQNALDWACGLGGADCSQLQPGGRCYQPDTLLSHASYAFNIFYQQNGNSDIACNFGGAGAVVKRDPSFGACKFLASETSAASSPMFGRTWMTIVAASLIAEILEFSFL, encoded by the exons ATGAAGAGAAAGGAGCTGATCATGCACGGCCTTCTGATTATTGGATGGTTGATAG CCTCTGCTGCCGGCGTCGCACAAGAGAAGGCGGAGTCGGCGACGCCGATCCCGACACTGTCCCCGCCGGAAGGCAACACGACGTTCGTCAACGGCGTGACGTGGTGCGTGGCCCGGCCGGGCGCCTCCCAGGAGGACCTCCAGAATGCGCTGGACTGGGCGTGCGGCCTCGGCGGCGCCGACTGCTCCCAGCTGCAGCCGGGCGGCCGGTGCTACCAGCCGGACACGCTCCTCTCCCACGCCTCCTACGCCTTCAACATCTTCTACCAGCAGAACGGCAACTCCGACATCGCCTGCAACTTCGGCGGCGCCGGAGCCGTCGTCAAGAGGGACCCAA GCTTTGGGGCATGCAAGTTCCTGGCATCTGA GACCTCTGCTGCTTCCTCGCCGATGTTCGGAAGGACGTGGATGACCATCGTCGCTGCGTCTCTGATCGCTGAGATCTTAGAATTCTCGTTTCTGTGA
- the LOC133890887 gene encoding CSC1-like protein ERD4, producing the protein MEFTSFVTSLVTSFVIFLVLVLLFTWLSRRPGNAPVYYPSLLLRGLDPWEGRRRGTRSPVGWIRDAVTVSEADVVAAGGVDAAVYLVFLSSVLSILVYSGIVLLPVLLPVAGTDHALEIAAGVQNGKSAQHFSPIEKLAMGNVQQGSMRLWAFLLSVYWVSFVTYFILWKSYKHVSNMRATARSTPDVKPEEFAVLVRDVPRPPPDQTIKDSVDSYFRALHPDTFSRSMVVTDHTKADKIYQEIEGHKKKIARAEVVYAESKTANKPEGTKPTHRTGFLGLIGKKVDTIEYCSEQIKELLPKLEAEQKITLREKQQRAAIVFFNSRSAAASASQTLHAQVFDEWTVMEAPEPRQIIWSNLQRKIYERQIRQAVVYAIVFLIVLFYTVPITAISAVTTLENLREKLPFLKVVVDQKEIKTVLEAYLPQIALIVFLALLPTLLMFLSKAEGIPSQGHVVRAASGKYFYFIIFNVFLGYTIGSALLNSLTTIINNPPQIVDMLATSLPKSATFFLTFVALKFFVGYGLELSRLIPLIIFHLKRKYLCKTEDEVKAAWAPGDLGYNTRVPNDMLIATVVLCYSVIAPLIIPFGVAYFALGWLIAKNQVLRVYVPSYESNGRMWPHMHTRIVGALLVYQTTMIGVIPLKKFYYAPILVPLLPMSFIFAYICQMRFYPSFSRTPLEVAQHELKETLNIDAIYTAYIPPCLKPDKLEDLDVFEDAQSHTTSRAPSF; encoded by the exons atgGAGTTCACGTCGTTCGTGACGTCGCTGGTGACGTCGTTCGTGATCTTCCTGGTGTTGGTGCTATTGTTCACGTGGCTGTCGCGCCGCCCCGGTAACGCGCCGGTGTACTACCCGAGCCTCCTTCTGCGGGGTCTCGACCCGTGGGAGGGGCGCCGGCGCGGGACGCGCAGCCCCGTGGGGTGGATCCGCGACGCGGTCACCGTGTCAGAGGCCGACGTCGTCGCCGCCGGAGGGGTCGACGCCGCCGTCTACCTAGTTTTCCTCTCCTCCG TGTTGTCGATCTTGGTGTACTCTGGGATCGTGCTGCTTCCGGTTCTCCTCCCGGTTGCTGGAACTGATCATGCCCTGGAAATTGCTGCTGGCGTACAAAATGGAAAATCGGCTCAGCACTTCTCGCCGATTGAAAAACTAGCAATGGGCAATGTTCAA CAAGGAAGTATGAGGCTGTGGGCATTTCTGTTGTCAGTCTATTGGGTTTCCTTTGTCACCTATTTCATACTATGGAAATCCTACAAGCATGTGTCGAATATGAGAGCTACTGCAAGATCAACACCAGATGTTAAACCTGAGGAATTTGCGGTGTTGGTGAGAGATGTCCCTAGACCGCCTCCAGATCAAACTATCAAGGATTCTGTAGACTCATATTTCCGAGCACTTCACCCTGACACCTTCAGCAGATCAATGGTTGTGACAGATCACACAAAG GCTGATAAAATTTACCAAGAGATTGAAGGTCACAAAAAGAAAATTGCTCGGGCTGAAGTTGTCTATGCAGAGTCGAAAACTGCAAATAAACCTGAGGGCACTAAGCCTACTCATAGGACTGGATTCCTAGGCCTTATTGGTAAAAAGGTTGACACAATTGAATATTGTAGTGAGCAGATTAAGGAATTACTGCCCAAACTGGAGGCGGAACAGAAGATTACCCTTCGTGAGAAACAGCAGCGGGCTGCTATTGTCTTCTTCAATAGCAGATCTGCCGCAGCTTCTGCATCTCAGACTCTCCATGCTCAGGTGTTTGATGAGTGGACAGTTATGGAAGCTCCTGAACCACGTCAGATAATATGGTCCAATCTTCAGAGGAAAATATACGAGAGGCAAATCAGACAGGCTGTGGTCTATGCCATTGTCTTTCTGATTGTGCTTTTCTATACTGTTCCTATTACTGCTATCTCTGCTGTTACAACTCTAGAAAACCTGAGGGAGAAGCTGCCCTTTCTGAAGGTGGTGGTGGACCAAAAAGAAATCAAGACTGTCTTGGAGGCTTACTTGCCGCAGATTGCACTCATTGTGTTTCTCGCCTTGCTGCCTACACTTCTTATGTTTCTCTCAAAAGCAGAGGGGATCCCTTCGCAGGGCCATGTAGTTAGGGCGGCATCAGGGAAATATTTCTACTTCATTATTTTCAATGTCTTCCTTGGCTATACAATCGGAAGCGCATTGCTCAACTCTTTGACAACCATTATCAATAACCCTCCTCAGATTGTGGATATGCTTGCTACGAGCCTGCCTAAAAGTGCAACATTCTTTCTCACATTCGTTGCACTGAA ATTCTTTGTTGGTTATGGGCTTGAGCTATCTCGCTTGATTCCTCTCATCATTTTCCACCTGAAAAGGAAGTACCTATGCAAGACTGAGGATGAAGTGAAAGCAGCATGGGCTCCAGGAGACCTGGGATATAACACCAGGGTTCCAAATGACATGCTCATCGCAACAGTTGTGCTGTGCTACTCGGTCATTGCACCTTTGATTATTCCATTCGGTGTTGCATACTTCGCTCTTGGATGGCTTATAGCGAAAAATCAG GTTTTGAGAGTTTATGTTCCTAGCTACGAGAGCAATGGGCGAATGTGGCCGCACATGCACACGAGGATCGTGGGAGCTCTGCTGGTTTACCAGACCACCATGATCGGCGTCATCCCCCTGAAAAAGTTCTACTATGCGCCTATTCTTGTGCCCCTCCTCCCAATGAGCTTCATCTTCGCCTACATCTGCCAGATGCGCTTCTACCCTTCCTTCTCCAGGACTCCTCTGGAGGTGGCGCAGCACGAGCTGAAGGAGACGCTGAACATAGATGCCATCTACACTGCATACATACCTCCATGCTTGAAGCCTGATAAACTCGAGGACTTGGATGTCTTCGAAGATGCTCAGTCACACACCACCTCCAGAGCCCCGTCCTTCTAG